The DNA region CGTAATAGTGATAAAGCCGGTTTGGGCGACTGGCAGGAAGATAAATCAAAATTACCCAACGGTATTGCTTACCTGGTAAAGCAAGCTGAAGCTAAGGGCCTGAAATTTGGAATCTGGCTTGAGCCAGAAATGGTGAACCCTAAAAGCGAACTATATGAGCAACATCCCGATTGGATACTGAAATTACCCAACCGCGACGAAAATTATCAGCGCAATCAATTGGTGCTCGATCTTACCAACCCTAAAGTGGCCGATTATGTGTACCACCTGGTAGATAATATGCTAACTAAAAACCCCGATCTGGCTTATATTAAGTGGGATTGTAACCGTAATATGACCAATGCATGGTCGCCGTATTTAAAGGACAAGCAATCTGCTTTGTATGTTGATTATACTTTAAGCCTGTATAAGATCCTGGACCGGTTACGTCAAAAATACCCTCATCTGCCAATTATGTTATGTGCCGGCGGTGGCGGACGTACCGATTATGGAGCCTTAAAATATTTTACCGAGTTTTGGCCCAGCGACGATACCGATCCCATAGAACGTGTGTATATACAATGGGGATACAGTAATTTTTTCCCTTCATTAACTATATCAAGCCATATCACTTCATGGGGCAAACAATCTATGAAATTTAAAACAGATGTTGCCATGATGGGTAAGTTGGGGTATGATATTAAGGTTAATAAAATGACGGATGATGAGCTGCAGTTTAGCCAACAGGCAGTTAAAAACTATAACCGCCTGAGCAGTATCATTTGGTTCGGTGACCTGTACCGTATCATCTCGCCATACGAGGAGAACCGTATGGTGGCGGTGTATGTAAATGATGAAAAATCAAAAGCGGTGTTATTTAATTATAACCTGCACACGCGTTATAAAGAAGTGTTTAACAGGGTGCGTTTACAAGGATTGGACAGCCGCAAATTATACAGGGTAGAAGAGATCAACCTGATGCCGGGCGTCAAATCAAATCTTGTAGAAAGCGGCGGTACGTTTAGCGGGGATTATCTGATGACCATGGGGCTTAATTTAACTCCTGGAAAATTAATGCCCTTAAGCAGTATGATCATAGAAATAAACGCTTCAAATTAGAAATATTTCGCAACACTAAGCCATTGCCTGACCAGTAAAGAGGGTACGTACACGTTAATTTGCCTTCATAATAACAATAACTCAAACGTTTGCGTATTTTGTAGCAAATTATCATTTTACTATTAAATTTTATCTCTACTTTAGTTTTGCCAATTATATCCCTGTAACGCATAATGATAACTTTTATAACACGATTGTTTGATTTTGATATTGACAAGGGTGTTAAGATAAATAATATTGCCGTCAGGTTTAAGCCCGGTTTGCTTGTTATTGGTTCGGGGACTGAAAAATAGTGAATAAGTTTGGTAGAAAGTGTATTCGATACACAAAGGTTGGCCGGTAATGTTATTTGTTGTTGTTTAATTTTTAGTAAACTTAAAGGTTGGTGCTTATGCCTGGAGCAATTTCAATGGTAGCATTTCAAAATGGGAATAAGGGCTTTTAATCATATTTTTAATATGTTTTATATGTCGGGGGGGGGGGTGACGGGTATATGCCAGGATTTAACATACAATAACATTATTCATTACAACATACAAGCCGACACAAAATTACATGAGAACGACTAAAGGTTATATTATACTATTGTTACTTAATTTACTGGCAGCCCCAATGGTAATAGCACAAGGGAAGACTGTTACGTTGGATTATTTTTTTAATAATGAATACCGTAAAAATTCGGCAGGTACTTTGGAACGGTATCATTATACCTGGGAAGACCAAAGGAGCAGCGGCTATTCTATATGGGGTGATGTTTTTAAAAAGAATGGCGCCATCCTTAAGGACCTTGAAAGTGAACCAAATGCGCAAAATTTGATTGGAACAGATATTTATATTATTGCCGACCCTGATACAAAAAAGGAAACGGCTAACCCCAACTTTATTGAACCCAGGCACATTAAAGCTATCACCGATTGGGTTAAGCGCGGAGGGGTACTGGTACTAATGGCAAATGATAGTGCAAATGCCGAATTGCCCCACCTCAACAAACTCGCCGAACGGTTTGGGATCCATTTCAATGATGACTTGTACAAACATGTGATTGGTACCCAGTTTGAAATGGGAGCGATAACGGTTCCTGTAAATGACCCATTATTTAAAACAGCAAAAAAAATCTATCTGAAAGATATCTCCACGCTTAAATTATCGTCTCCGGCAGTGTCGCTGTTAACTGATAGTGACCGGGTAATTATTGCTACGGCGAAATATGGAGCCGGAACGGTGATTGCGGTCGGCGATCCATGGTTATATAATGAGTATACCAACGGTCGGCTCCCTGCGGCCATGGATTTTGATAATGATAAAGCAGCCGATGATTTAAGTAAATGGCTGTTATCCAGGATCAAAGTTAAACAATAGGGCATGCAGTTTCAATGCTTATTGTTCAAGAAAACCAGTTAAATACCGATGATAATTAAAGTCAATTAGTTTAAAGTAATGCTTTCAGAAGTCGAATTAATCGCGTTAATTAAAGCAGGGGATATAAATGCCTTCGATGAGTTTTATAAACGGAATTGGAGGGCTTTATATCAGACGGCCTACCGGTCAACCGGTTCATCGGATGATGCGAAGGATCTTGTACAAACTGTGTTTATTAATTTATGGAATTGCCGCTATAGTTTGCAGCCGGATAGATACAATGCCTCTTATCTTTTCAGGAGTTTAAAAAACAACATTATCAATTTTTACAAAAAAGATTCGGTCCGGAAAAAAAGTATGGATAACCTGTTGTACGTGGAATATGGCGACCAATATACTCACGAAGACAGTTTAATAGCAAAGGAGCTTTCTGTTGTAATTGAAGGAGAGATCCGGGAACTGCCAAAAAAAATGCAGGAAGTTTTTATTTTATCGAGGCAGCAAAACTTATCTGTTAATGAAATTTCAGAAGCCCTTAACATCGCCCCCCGCACTGTTAAAAACCAGCTATCAAACGCATTGAAAATATTACGGACAAAGCTGGGGATATTTTGAAAAACAATTAAGATACCCCAAATTACATTACCGCTTTACTGCTCATAATGAGTGTCAATATTTTATTATAAAAATTGAAAATTAATCTGGTACCAAAACCAGTTGGCTTTGTATATACTATATCAAAGCCAAAAAACTGCCTTAGCGGTTGAGATAAACTTAAAATACTAATCATAATGATAAAATGGCGCAAGCCCGGCCGTGGCCTTTATCCCGGAGATGACCATCTTCAGGATGAAAAAGCTATGCAGGCTATAGAAAAGGAAATGCTTTATCAGATCCATAAAGAAATTTATGGCAAATGGCATTTTATAAAAATATCAGCAGCTAAATATGCCATCGCCGCTTCACTGGTATTAATGTGCAGCGCGGTGCTTTTTTATTTCAAATTGTCTGTTAAAGATAAAGCTGCCATGATTGCTGTTACAGCAAAAAAAGGCAATCTCAAGACAATAACCCTTCCCGACGGATCAACTGTATGGCTAAACTCAGGCTCAACAATTAAGTTTCCTGAGCGCTTTGGAAAAACCAGGGAGATACAATTGGTTAATGGTGAAGCTTACTTTGATGTAAAGCATGACAGATCTTCGCCTTTTATAGTTCATTACGGCCGTTTACATGCACAGGTATTGGGCACGGCATTTAACGTTAAATTTTATAAGAACATCAGCGACGTAAGGCTGACAGTTACCAGGGGGCGGGTTGCGGTTGGTAATAATGCCGAGAATTTTGGTGTGCTTACACCAGATAAAGAGATTATTTATGACCAGGAAAAGGCTACCCATCACATCAGGACCATTGATGCTGAAAAGGTAGCGGCCTGGAAATCAAGTGAAGTTAATTTATATAATGTTTCATTTGATGAGTTGGTGATGAGGCTGGAAAACACCTATGGTATTCATATAAACTATAACCATAAAAATATTGATCATTTAACCACAACTATTCACTTTTCAAATAACAATACACTACCATATGTGCTGGAAATCATTAAAACCATCCATCATTTAAATTATGTTTTGAAAGGAAAGGAGGTTTACCTGGCAAAAAACTAATACAGTTAAACCCAGAAAGCCAATACCCCCGAAGCCAGGCTGCAGGGGTATTGATAGAGAGTGCAGATATAAATTATTGGCAGGTTCCAAGCTAATCCAATAATTCATATAGTTTTTAAGAACAAAAACCTCGTAAAGATGAAAAAAAAATCGACTAAATTTTTTAATTTTTTCATGAAGGTATCAATTATTGCTGTGGTTAGTTCCATGGTATTTTGCCAGATATTGCTTGCTAAACATGCAAAGAGCCAGATTTCAGATTTCCCCGTAAAAATTGCGTTTGGTAACGAATCATTGCAAAACTCAATTGATAAACTCGAAAAACAAACCAATATTAAGTTTTCTTACAACCCCGATGAATTAAAAGGCTATAAAATAAACCCGCGTAAATTCAATGACGAGCCATTGGGTAAAGTCCTTAATTACTTATTCGCTAAAACCCGTTTGTCATATAAAGAGATAAATACCGGAATTGTAATTTATGATAAATCAGCTTCTGTTAAATCCAGTACACCAACCAATAAAACCAATGAGCAAAATATTGAAGCTGCAGATATTACAGTTACTGGTAAAGTAACCGATTTAAATGGCGGATTGCCCGGTGTTTCTGTAAGTATAGAAGGCGGAGGAAGAGGAGTGATCACCGACCCCAAAGGCGATT from Mucilaginibacter sp. SJ includes:
- a CDS encoding alpha-galactosidase, with product MNKFIRGVFFAFFCSSAIVNAQTSKAILITTNNISLVLTIGANNRVYQSYLGKRLLNNEETRLIPNGKREVYITGGMEDLLQPAIRLIHSDHNPSLELKYVSHATKSLGDDVSETTVQLQDPKYPVQVILHYQAFNREDIIKVWTEIKNDEKGTITLQDYASCMLHLEAKGYWLTQFHGDWASEMKMQESKLTSGVKEIDSKLGTRADMYQTPVFFLALNKSADETTGELIAGTLAWTGNFKFHFEIDERNALRIIPGINSYASAYELKKGETFTTPAFIFTYSVNGKGQASRNLHKWARNYGVLDGNKPRLTLLNNWEATHVNFDEKELVNLFDDAKKLGTDLFLLDDGWFGNKYPRNSDKAGLGDWQEDKSKLPNGIAYLVKQAEAKGLKFGIWLEPEMVNPKSELYEQHPDWILKLPNRDENYQRNQLVLDLTNPKVADYVYHLVDNMLTKNPDLAYIKWDCNRNMTNAWSPYLKDKQSALYVDYTLSLYKILDRLRQKYPHLPIMLCAGGGGRTDYGALKYFTEFWPSDDTDPIERVYIQWGYSNFFPSLTISSHITSWGKQSMKFKTDVAMMGKLGYDIKVNKMTDDELQFSQQAVKNYNRLSSIIWFGDLYRIISPYEENRMVAVYVNDEKSKAVLFNYNLHTRYKEVFNRVRLQGLDSRKLYRVEEINLMPGVKSNLVESGGTFSGDYLMTMGLNLTPGKLMPLSSMIIEINASN
- a CDS encoding DUF4350 domain-containing protein, with product MRTTKGYIILLLLNLLAAPMVIAQGKTVTLDYFFNNEYRKNSAGTLERYHYTWEDQRSSGYSIWGDVFKKNGAILKDLESEPNAQNLIGTDIYIIADPDTKKETANPNFIEPRHIKAITDWVKRGGVLVLMANDSANAELPHLNKLAERFGIHFNDDLYKHVIGTQFEMGAITVPVNDPLFKTAKKIYLKDISTLKLSSPAVSLLTDSDRVIIATAKYGAGTVIAVGDPWLYNEYTNGRLPAAMDFDNDKAADDLSKWLLSRIKVKQ
- a CDS encoding RNA polymerase sigma factor; amino-acid sequence: MLSEVELIALIKAGDINAFDEFYKRNWRALYQTAYRSTGSSDDAKDLVQTVFINLWNCRYSLQPDRYNASYLFRSLKNNIINFYKKDSVRKKSMDNLLYVEYGDQYTHEDSLIAKELSVVIEGEIRELPKKMQEVFILSRQQNLSVNEISEALNIAPRTVKNQLSNALKILRTKLGIF
- a CDS encoding FecR family protein, with the translated sequence MIKWRKPGRGLYPGDDHLQDEKAMQAIEKEMLYQIHKEIYGKWHFIKISAAKYAIAASLVLMCSAVLFYFKLSVKDKAAMIAVTAKKGNLKTITLPDGSTVWLNSGSTIKFPERFGKTREIQLVNGEAYFDVKHDRSSPFIVHYGRLHAQVLGTAFNVKFYKNISDVRLTVTRGRVAVGNNAENFGVLTPDKEIIYDQEKATHHIRTIDAEKVAAWKSSEVNLYNVSFDELVMRLENTYGIHINYNHKNIDHLTTTIHFSNNNTLPYVLEIIKTIHHLNYVLKGKEVYLAKN